Proteins encoded within one genomic window of Aerococcus viridans:
- a CDS encoding YitT family protein, translated as MKKVLAAIDIQQLFIITLGTLGMTIGLYFFLVPDSLVGGGTGGMAQVLAPFIPLPYSVILFAINIVLLVIGIMVIGKEFGGTTLYSVILYSGFYALFERFVPVTGAVADDPMVNLILGQVLLSIGVGLVFNAGATTGGVDIIAKIMNMYLPITFATGVMISDMTILLANMVVFGIESGLYATIGVLLANVVVDRVITGGSARYNVNITSEMAGEINDFILIELARATTIYTAKGGYTKKSRAVITTVVDREELLRLKNQVTEMDANAFMYVSPVSEVTGRGFSFEVRRKQSRIAKLRARALKGKNSSINN; from the coding sequence TTGAAAAAAGTATTAGCAGCTATAGATATTCAGCAATTATTCATCATCACTTTGGGGACTTTAGGCATGACCATTGGTTTGTATTTCTTCTTAGTACCGGATTCCCTTGTCGGTGGGGGTACTGGAGGTATGGCGCAGGTATTGGCACCTTTTATTCCGCTACCTTATTCAGTGATTCTTTTTGCTATTAATATAGTCTTACTGGTCATTGGGATTATGGTGATTGGTAAGGAGTTTGGTGGAACAACCCTGTATTCTGTCATTCTCTATTCAGGCTTTTATGCCTTATTCGAACGGTTTGTACCAGTTACAGGGGCAGTTGCTGATGATCCCATGGTCAACTTGATTTTGGGACAAGTCCTCCTTTCAATTGGTGTCGGCCTAGTTTTTAATGCCGGAGCCACAACTGGTGGGGTAGATATTATTGCCAAAATAATGAACATGTACCTACCTATCACCTTTGCGACAGGGGTCATGATTTCCGATATGACCATCTTGCTTGCGAATATGGTGGTATTTGGGATTGAAAGTGGTTTGTATGCCACAATCGGGGTCCTACTGGCCAATGTCGTTGTCGACCGCGTTATCACTGGTGGTTCTGCAAGATACAACGTGAATATTACGTCAGAAATGGCTGGTGAAATCAACGATTTTATTTTGATAGAATTGGCCCGTGCGACAACAATCTATACGGCTAAGGGTGGCTATACCAAGAAATCACGTGCGGTGATTACAACAGTTGTTGACCGTGAAGAATTATTACGGTTGAAAAACCAGGTAACTGAAATGGATGCGAATGCTTTTATGTATGTGTCGCCTGTATCTGAAGTGACTGGGCGCGGATTCTCCTTTGAAGTGAGGAGAAAACAGTCTCGAATTGCTAAACTAAGAGCGCGTGCTTTGAAAGGGAAAAATTCTAGTATCAACAATTAG
- a CDS encoding amino acid ABC transporter ATP-binding protein, giving the protein MAETTATAKVIVNDLKKSFGKNEVLKGIDLTINQGEVVCIIGPSGSGKSTFLRCLNRLEDINGGEVLVDGTNIADKSIDINKARQNIGMVFQHFNLFPHLSVLENITLAPTELGKAQKDASKEQALSLLEQVGLADKAEAFPNSLSGGQKQRVAIARALAMNPDIMLFDEPTSALDPEMVGDVLNVMKDLAKEGMTMVVVTHEMGFAREVADRVIFMDGGYVVEEGKPEDIFSNPQHNRTKEFLDKVL; this is encoded by the coding sequence ATGGCTGAAACAACAGCAACTGCAAAAGTTATTGTAAATGATTTAAAGAAAAGCTTCGGTAAAAATGAGGTCCTTAAAGGGATCGACTTAACCATTAACCAAGGTGAGGTAGTTTGTATCATCGGACCATCAGGGTCTGGTAAATCAACATTCTTACGTTGTTTAAACCGTTTAGAAGACATCAACGGTGGTGAAGTTTTAGTAGATGGCACAAATATTGCCGACAAATCTATTGATATTAATAAAGCCCGCCAAAATATCGGCATGGTATTCCAACACTTTAACCTGTTCCCACATTTAAGCGTTTTGGAGAATATTACCCTAGCGCCAACTGAATTAGGTAAGGCACAAAAAGATGCCAGCAAAGAACAAGCTTTGTCTTTATTAGAACAAGTAGGCTTAGCGGATAAAGCAGAAGCTTTTCCAAACTCTTTATCTGGTGGACAAAAACAACGTGTGGCCATCGCCCGCGCTTTAGCAATGAATCCTGACATCATGCTGTTTGATGAACCAACATCAGCACTTGACCCAGAGATGGTTGGTGACGTATTAAACGTTATGAAGGACCTTGCTAAAGAAGGTATGACCATGGTCGTTGTAACACATGAGATGGGCTTTGCCCGTGAAGTAGCTGACCGCGTAATCTTCATGGACGGCGGATATGTTGTTGAAGAAGGTAAACCTGAAGACATCTTCAGTAACCCACAACACAACCGTACAAAAGAATTCTTAGACAAAGTTTTATAA
- a CDS encoding GNAT family N-acetyltransferase, with translation MNHKGTKTIETQHLLLRKFKTSDAKDMFKNWAGNTADTEFVTWDKHQSVSDSKSILEKWDKRKDRSKTYRWCVEDKASGEAIGEIAVAEVHKDTQAADLTFCMGQAYKDQGLAKEALENIVHFLFKEVQMNRLSFDQDSRNEADRQLALALNFEYEGLRKAALANNSGISDMALYGAVR, from the coding sequence ATGAATCATAAAGGAACCAAGACAATAGAAACACAACATCTATTGTTACGTAAGTTCAAAACAAGTGATGCCAAAGACATGTTCAAGAATTGGGCAGGGAATACGGCAGATACAGAATTTGTTACATGGGACAAGCACCAATCCGTTTCTGATAGTAAGAGTATTTTAGAGAAATGGGATAAACGAAAGGACAGAAGTAAAACCTACAGATGGTGTGTGGAAGACAAAGCTTCTGGAGAAGCAATAGGAGAAATCGCAGTGGCTGAAGTGCATAAAGACACCCAGGCTGCAGACTTAACCTTCTGTATGGGTCAAGCCTATAAAGACCAGGGGTTGGCCAAGGAAGCCTTAGAAAATATTGTGCATTTCTTGTTTAAAGAAGTGCAAATGAACCGTTTGTCTTTTGATCAAGATAGTCGAAATGAAGCTGACAGACAATTGGCTTTAGCCTTAAACTTCGAATATGAAGGGCTACGAAAAGCAGCTTTAGCTAATAATTCAGGTATTTCGGACATGGCCTTGTATGGTGCTGTAAGATAG
- a CDS encoding rhodanese-related sulfurtransferase produces MNNNEFQVLLYYKYVPIKDAEQFAKDELQFCKSIGLKGRILIGDEGINGTVSGPKEATERYMDHMHAMEEFSDLWFKINEADDYAHKKMFVRYRKEIVSLNLEEDLNPNELSGTHLDPAEFREAMLDEDTVLLDTRNDYEYDLGHFKGAIRPDIRNFRELPEWVRENKEKFMDKKVLVYCTGGVRCEKFSGWMIREGIENVSQLNGGIENYGQDEETRGDLWEGKMYVFDDRISVPINHVDPSIVGKDYFDGTPCERYVNCGNPECNKQILASEENQEKHLGGCTHECRVHPRNRYVQAKGWSHDEIVARLAAIGEQLTVEA; encoded by the coding sequence ATGAATAACAACGAATTCCAGGTACTACTTTACTACAAATATGTACCTATTAAAGATGCGGAGCAATTCGCAAAAGACGAATTGCAATTCTGTAAATCAATCGGCTTAAAAGGCCGTATTTTAATTGGTGATGAAGGGATCAACGGTACTGTATCTGGTCCAAAAGAAGCAACTGAACGCTACATGGACCACATGCATGCTATGGAAGAATTTTCTGACCTATGGTTTAAAATTAACGAAGCGGATGACTACGCACACAAAAAAATGTTCGTACGTTACCGTAAAGAAATCGTTTCTTTAAACTTAGAAGAAGATTTAAACCCTAACGAATTATCTGGGACCCACTTAGATCCAGCTGAATTCCGTGAAGCAATGTTAGATGAAGATACTGTTTTATTAGATACACGAAACGACTATGAGTATGATCTTGGTCACTTCAAAGGCGCTATCCGCCCTGATATCCGTAACTTCCGCGAATTACCTGAATGGGTACGCGAAAACAAAGAAAAATTCATGGACAAAAAAGTCCTTGTTTACTGTACTGGTGGCGTACGTTGTGAGAAATTCTCAGGTTGGATGATCCGTGAAGGTATCGAAAACGTTAGCCAATTAAACGGTGGTATCGAAAACTACGGCCAAGACGAAGAAACACGTGGCGACTTATGGGAAGGGAAAATGTACGTCTTTGACGACCGCATCTCTGTACCAATCAACCACGTTGACCCATCAATCGTTGGTAAAGACTACTTCGACGGTACACCATGTGAGCGTTACGTAAACTGTGGTAACCCAGAATGTAACAAACAAATCTTAGCTTCAGAAGAAAACCAAGAAAAACATCTTGGTGGTTGTACACACGAATGCCGTGTTCACCCACGCAACCGTTACGTACAAGCTAAAGGTTGGTCTCACGATGAAATCGTTGCACGTTTAGCAGCAATCGGTGAACAATTAACCGTAGAAGCCTAA
- a CDS encoding ABC transporter ATP-binding protein: protein MTSVLTLQNIHKTFEAKTPNENHVLKGIDLKVEKGDFITVIGGNGAGKSTFLNAIAGSLLVDQGTIKIEDKDVTNLNANKRAGLVSRVFQDTRMGTASRLTIEENMAIADRRGHSFGFGRGVNNKQREEFKEALKLLDLGLENRLTAEVGLLSGGQRQALTLLMATLKRPKVLLLDEHTAALDPKTSDMVLKLTEEVIQRDQLTALMITHDMEQAIQMGNRLLMMDNGRILIDISGEEKKQLTVQQLLDMFKKQSGRALNDDALILG, encoded by the coding sequence ATGACTAGCGTATTAACATTACAAAATATACATAAAACATTTGAAGCTAAAACACCAAACGAAAACCACGTATTAAAAGGAATCGACCTAAAGGTGGAAAAAGGTGATTTCATCACCGTTATTGGGGGTAACGGGGCCGGAAAATCGACTTTCCTAAATGCCATTGCCGGTTCGCTGTTGGTAGACCAAGGAACTATTAAAATTGAAGATAAAGACGTGACTAACCTAAATGCCAACAAACGGGCAGGCCTAGTATCACGCGTATTCCAAGACACACGGATGGGAACTGCTAGCCGGTTAACTATCGAAGAAAACATGGCTATTGCAGACCGTCGCGGACACTCATTTGGATTTGGACGAGGGGTCAACAACAAGCAACGTGAAGAATTTAAAGAAGCCTTGAAACTATTGGACTTAGGTTTAGAAAATAGATTAACTGCTGAAGTTGGCTTGCTTTCTGGTGGACAACGTCAAGCATTAACATTATTGATGGCAACTTTGAAAAGGCCAAAAGTCTTACTATTAGATGAGCATACAGCCGCCTTAGACCCTAAAACGTCGGACATGGTTTTAAAATTAACTGAAGAAGTGATCCAACGAGACCAATTAACAGCCTTGATGATTACACATGATATGGAACAAGCCATCCAAATGGGTAACCGCCTGTTGATGATGGACAATGGTCGCATCTTGATTGATATCTCTGGTGAAGAGAAGAAACAATTAACCGTACAACAATTATTAGACATGTTCAAAAAACAATCAGGACGTGCATTAAACGATGACGCTTTAATACTAGGATGA
- a CDS encoding ABC transporter permease: protein MSVILGSISEGLLWGLLAMGVYLTYRILNVADMTVEGSFSLGAALVSRLIFEFAMEPWMATLLSFIIGAAAGLITGLLHTKLKVPALIASIITMTGLYSINLRILGQANLPLLSQNTLVTQMRQVIEDKTLAVIVIGLIVVVAIVALLKWFFDTQIGLAIRATGDNYMMSEANGINTDWTKIIGFMVANGLVGLSGGLLAQNNGYADVNMGVGAMVIGLASVVIGEAIGNNITFVKRLLAIVLGSIIYRLLLLLVLELNFNPNDVRLFSALILAVALGVPAVRQHGKKVMKNSITTKEA from the coding sequence ATGAGTGTTATTTTAGGCAGTATATCAGAAGGATTGTTATGGGGATTATTGGCGATGGGGGTTTACTTAACTTACCGAATCCTAAATGTGGCCGATATGACAGTGGAAGGGTCGTTTTCTTTAGGGGCAGCCTTGGTATCACGGTTAATTTTTGAATTTGCCATGGAACCTTGGATGGCCACCTTACTATCATTTATCATTGGGGCAGCTGCTGGACTAATCACTGGTTTATTGCATACGAAATTGAAAGTACCAGCTTTGATTGCATCTATCATCACCATGACTGGTTTGTACTCTATTAACCTACGTATTTTAGGTCAAGCCAACTTGCCATTATTAAGTCAAAATACCTTGGTCACTCAAATGCGTCAAGTGATTGAAGACAAGACTTTAGCAGTTATCGTTATTGGTTTAATCGTTGTTGTAGCCATCGTGGCCTTACTGAAATGGTTTTTTGATACGCAAATTGGTTTAGCCATTCGTGCTACAGGTGATAACTATATGATGAGTGAAGCCAACGGGATCAATACAGACTGGACAAAGATTATCGGCTTCATGGTAGCCAATGGATTAGTTGGTTTATCAGGTGGTTTATTAGCGCAAAATAACGGCTATGCAGATGTCAACATGGGGGTTGGGGCAATGGTTATCGGTTTAGCCTCAGTAGTCATTGGTGAAGCCATCGGGAATAACATCACCTTTGTTAAACGCTTATTAGCGATTGTATTAGGGTCAATCATTTACCGCTTACTATTACTATTGGTATTAGAACTAAACTTCAATCCAAACGACGTCCGTCTATTCTCAGCCTTAATCCTAGCCGTAGCGCTTGGGGTACCAGCTGTTCGTCAACACGGTAAAAAAGTCATGAAAAACTCAATCACAACCAAAGAAGCATAG
- a CDS encoding ABC transporter substrate-binding protein gives MKRLSLKKGLVALVASLAIFVAGCENAEDNGILDIGILSIMDHNSLNDAEQGFIDGMTELGYEEGVDVVYHRMNAQGQQANLYPMAGQLLKNSELVLGIGTPTIQALAVTEEEKPLLFTAVTDPITAGLAESLEGSGRNVTGTSDQMPVEKQVELLISIKPEAENVGIIYNTGEVNSQIQAEQAEAAIVAAGKTPVIRTVTSTNDVQQALNSVMSEAELLYIPTDNIMAGAASTVGAVSEQYQVPVVAGSIDQVEDGGLATYSLNYYELGRQTAEMAARVIEGEDPSTMPIEQAEELELYVNEDMAEALGIDPDSIQVAE, from the coding sequence ATGAAAAGATTGAGCTTAAAGAAAGGCTTGGTAGCTTTAGTAGCTAGTTTGGCGATTTTTGTGGCTGGCTGTGAGAATGCTGAAGACAATGGCATTTTAGATATCGGTATTTTGTCAATTATGGACCACAATTCCTTAAATGATGCGGAGCAAGGTTTTATTGATGGGATGACTGAACTGGGTTATGAAGAGGGCGTTGACGTGGTTTACCACCGGATGAATGCCCAGGGTCAGCAAGCCAACTTGTATCCAATGGCAGGACAATTGTTGAAGAATTCTGAGCTGGTTTTAGGTATTGGAACGCCAACGATTCAGGCACTAGCCGTGACGGAAGAGGAGAAACCACTCCTTTTTACAGCCGTAACTGACCCTATAACAGCAGGTTTGGCGGAATCACTAGAGGGTTCGGGCCGAAATGTGACGGGAACAAGCGACCAGATGCCGGTTGAGAAGCAAGTTGAGCTCTTAATATCGATTAAACCTGAAGCGGAAAATGTTGGCATCATCTACAATACGGGTGAGGTCAACTCGCAAATTCAAGCAGAACAAGCTGAAGCAGCCATTGTAGCGGCTGGTAAAACGCCAGTCATTCGTACGGTCACCTCGACTAATGATGTACAACAAGCCTTGAATTCTGTGATGTCAGAAGCGGAATTGTTATATATTCCAACAGATAATATCATGGCAGGGGCAGCGTCAACGGTTGGTGCGGTTTCTGAACAATACCAAGTGCCGGTTGTTGCTGGCTCAATTGACCAAGTGGAAGATGGTGGATTAGCGACTTATTCATTAAACTACTACGAATTGGGCCGTCAAACAGCTGAAATGGCAGCACGTGTAATTGAAGGTGAAGATCCTTCGACCATGCCGATTGAGCAAGCGGAAGAATTAGAATTATACGTAAATGAAGACATGGCGGAAGCGCTGGGCATCGATCCTGACAGCATCCAAGTGGCAGAATAA
- a CDS encoding diaminopimelate decarboxylase family protein yields MQNKRPFTNLSKIEEIAAEIPTPFHLYDEAGIRDRCRRLKKAFSWNPNFHEYFAVKATPNPHVLKIMQEEGMGVDCASYTELVLADKVGFSGHDIMFSSNVTPAADFKKAAELGAIINFDDITHIDFFKEHVGEFPETVCIRYNPGGTFEVANGIMDNPGDAKYGMTPEQTRQAFQKLADYGVKNIGIHSFLVSGSTSNEYYPKLARTLFELAVELKDQTDLNITFINLSGGVGVAYKPEETPADIDIIGDGVRQAYEDIMEPAGLGDVAIFTELGRWMLAENGGLVAKVLHEKITYKDYIGLDASASDLLRPAMYGAYHHISVLGKEDETADQTYDVTGGLCENNDKFAIDRQLPKTNIGDYIWIHDAGAHGASMGYQYNAKLRSAEVMLKEDGTFKQIRRPETPEDYFATMDFNF; encoded by the coding sequence ATGCAAAACAAACGTCCATTTACCAACCTATCAAAAATTGAAGAAATTGCTGCTGAAATCCCTACTCCATTCCATTTATACGACGAAGCCGGTATCAGAGACCGCTGTCGTCGTCTGAAAAAAGCTTTCTCTTGGAACCCTAACTTCCATGAATATTTCGCTGTTAAAGCCACCCCAAATCCACACGTATTGAAAATTATGCAGGAAGAAGGCATGGGCGTCGACTGTGCATCTTATACAGAACTTGTATTAGCCGACAAAGTTGGTTTCTCAGGCCACGATATCATGTTCTCATCTAACGTAACGCCAGCAGCTGACTTCAAAAAAGCAGCTGAACTTGGTGCGATCATTAACTTTGACGACATCACGCATATCGACTTCTTCAAAGAACACGTAGGCGAATTTCCAGAAACTGTTTGTATCCGTTACAATCCAGGTGGGACATTCGAAGTTGCGAACGGCATCATGGACAACCCTGGTGACGCCAAATACGGTATGACACCAGAACAAACCCGCCAAGCCTTCCAAAAATTAGCAGACTACGGCGTGAAAAACATCGGTATCCACTCATTCTTGGTTTCCGGTTCGACATCAAACGAATACTATCCAAAATTAGCACGTACATTATTTGAATTAGCGGTTGAATTAAAAGACCAAACTGATTTAAATATCACCTTCATCAACCTATCAGGTGGTGTTGGGGTGGCTTACAAACCAGAAGAAACACCTGCAGACATCGACATCATCGGTGACGGTGTGCGCCAAGCATACGAAGACATCATGGAACCAGCTGGATTGGGCGATGTTGCCATATTTACCGAATTAGGTCGTTGGATGTTAGCTGAAAACGGTGGTTTAGTAGCCAAAGTCCTACATGAAAAAATCACTTACAAAGACTACATAGGATTAGACGCATCTGCCTCTGACCTATTACGTCCAGCAATGTACGGTGCTTACCACCACATCTCTGTTTTAGGCAAAGAAGACGAAACTGCCGACCAAACATACGATGTAACAGGTGGTCTATGTGAAAACAACGATAAATTCGCTATCGACCGTCAATTACCCAAAACAAACATTGGCGACTACATCTGGATCCACGACGCAGGTGCCCACGGTGCCTCAATGGGTTACCAATACAACGCCAAATTACGGTCAGCAGAAGTCATGTTAAAAGAAGACGGCACATTTAAACAAATCCGTCGTCCTGAAACACCAGAAGACTACTTCGCAACTATGGACTTTAATTTCTAA
- a CDS encoding M15 family metallopeptidase — protein sequence MNISIFNKAYIAVVLAFILVLATYDISYSKTNAETETTTNQPTDTKTTEESASAASSDDEKKAEARKAELAETITTPVASNGTTDEEASQMAEYSADYADDIQAYSVKDIATNVAAALQLDETAALAELLTDLPKEVDVDSAQYQLVNKLNPLLTEPVMEFAYASSGKPYNAAITDAYTALIDAAASAGYTLSTISAHRTIAYQAQNVENGFQDYLAQGYSESEARDLTNDYFAPAEASEHSTGLAFDWLGTEWTGIGGSLDEAYADQPSAQWLAENAQDYGFILRYPQGKEQVTGYSFEPWHYRYVGVEAAQYITKYDITLEEFLALVNYQTALTEEGLV from the coding sequence ATGAATATCAGTATATTTAACAAGGCCTACATCGCCGTCGTCTTGGCCTTTATTTTAGTGCTTGCTACCTATGATATCAGCTACAGTAAGACCAACGCCGAAACAGAAACCACCACAAACCAGCCCACAGATACAAAAACCACCGAAGAAAGTGCCTCTGCAGCCTCTTCAGATGATGAGAAAAAGGCTGAAGCACGTAAAGCTGAGTTGGCAGAAACCATCACCACACCGGTTGCATCAAACGGCACAACCGATGAAGAAGCCAGTCAAATGGCCGAATATTCAGCCGACTATGCAGATGATATCCAAGCTTATTCTGTGAAGGATATTGCAACAAATGTAGCTGCTGCGCTGCAACTGGACGAAACTGCAGCCTTAGCCGAGTTGCTGACAGACCTACCTAAAGAAGTTGATGTAGATTCAGCACAATATCAATTAGTCAATAAACTTAACCCATTACTTACCGAACCAGTGATGGAATTCGCTTATGCAAGTTCAGGTAAACCCTATAACGCAGCGATTACAGATGCTTATACTGCTTTGATTGATGCAGCAGCAAGTGCCGGGTATACCTTGTCGACAATTTCTGCTCACCGGACCATTGCTTATCAAGCACAAAATGTGGAGAATGGTTTTCAAGATTACTTAGCTCAAGGCTATTCAGAATCAGAAGCGCGTGACCTAACAAATGATTATTTTGCACCAGCAGAAGCCAGTGAACATTCAACTGGACTAGCCTTTGATTGGTTAGGCACTGAATGGACAGGGATAGGTGGCAGTTTAGATGAGGCTTATGCAGACCAACCATCAGCTCAATGGCTCGCAGAAAATGCCCAAGATTATGGCTTTATTTTACGGTACCCACAAGGAAAAGAGCAGGTAACGGGGTATAGCTTTGAGCCATGGCACTACCGTTATGTTGGTGTAGAAGCTGCGCAATATATCACTAAGTATGACATCACATTAGAAGAATTCTTAGCCCTAGTAAACTATCAAACAGCATTAACTGAAGAAGGCTTAGTTTAA
- the proB gene encoding glutamate 5-kinase, with the protein MNREGILSAERIVVKIGTHSLLNSQNQINYNRIDRLALALSTLIQEGKEVILVTSGAIGVGSVKMGLTSRPTDMASQQATAAVGQVALMNLYSRSFNYYSQFIGQILLTRDIIDFPDSYNNYKNAMNALLGQKILPIINENDAVAVDEMDHQTRFGDNDTLSALVASTMDADLLIFLTDVDGFYNDNPKRNPDAVRFDVLHEVTDDLLDMAKGDVSAFSTGGMETKLTAANESLKSGQMTVIMSSEDPMQILDLVKGESVGTLFLPN; encoded by the coding sequence ATGAATCGTGAAGGAATTTTAAGCGCAGAGAGAATTGTTGTGAAAATTGGGACACATTCTCTTTTGAATAGTCAAAATCAAATCAATTATAACCGGATTGACCGCCTAGCTTTGGCCCTTTCTACCTTAATTCAAGAAGGTAAGGAAGTGATTCTTGTAACCTCGGGTGCGATTGGTGTTGGTTCTGTCAAAATGGGCTTAACTAGCCGACCTACCGATATGGCATCACAGCAAGCAACTGCCGCTGTTGGACAAGTGGCTTTGATGAATTTATATAGTCGGTCATTTAACTACTACAGCCAATTTATCGGGCAAATCTTGTTAACACGGGACATTATCGACTTCCCGGATTCTTACAACAACTACAAAAATGCCATGAATGCCTTATTAGGACAAAAAATCTTACCCATTATCAATGAAAACGATGCGGTAGCAGTTGATGAAATGGACCACCAAACCCGTTTTGGTGATAACGATACCCTATCTGCCTTGGTTGCTTCCACAATGGATGCGGACTTGTTGATTTTCCTAACAGATGTAGACGGCTTTTATAATGACAATCCGAAGCGAAATCCTGATGCGGTTCGCTTTGATGTCTTGCATGAGGTGACTGACGACTTATTGGATATGGCTAAAGGCGATGTTTCTGCTTTTTCAACTGGTGGAATGGAAACGAAATTGACAGCTGCTAATGAATCTTTAAAATCTGGACAAATGACGGTAATTATGTCATCAGAAGATCCTATGCAGATTTTAGACTTAGTTAAAGGCGAATCAGTTGGGACACTTTTCTTGCCTAATTAA
- a CDS encoding glutamate-5-semialdehyde dehydrogenase — translation MIDAQGLVNLGKAAKVASRELGKLPSQQKNAALLAMAKSLRAKQAAILAANQADIENTRKAGRRPESFIERMTLTESRINDMAAGFEKVANLPDIIGQTDEMWFTEDGIEIGKKRVPLGVIGIIFESRPNVTADASALTFKAGNAVILRGGSETIQSNLAIIEAIKAGLSEAGVTTDAVNLIDNPDRALATQFMQMNQYLDVLIPRGGAALIQNVVKNATVPTIETGIGNDHLYVHEAADLDKALAILKNGKLQRVSVCNALENLLVDEKVAEAFLPQIVESFKADKVVVHGDQRTREILQGKIDILPVNEEDYATEFLAYEIAVKVTSGYDEAVEHIQTYSSAHTEVIVTKDYSVARQFVDDIDAAAVVVNASSRFTDGDKFGFGGEIGISTQKLHARGPMGIEALTTYKYVIYGDGQIRQ, via the coding sequence ATGATTGATGCACAAGGTTTAGTGAATCTTGGTAAAGCTGCAAAGGTGGCTTCACGAGAATTAGGTAAATTGCCAAGCCAACAAAAAAATGCGGCTTTATTAGCAATGGCCAAGTCCTTGCGTGCCAAGCAAGCGGCTATTTTAGCGGCTAACCAGGCTGATATTGAAAATACACGAAAGGCTGGTCGACGCCCCGAAAGCTTTATTGAACGGATGACTTTAACAGAAAGTCGGATTAACGATATGGCCGCTGGTTTTGAAAAGGTGGCGAATTTACCGGATATTATCGGGCAAACGGATGAAATGTGGTTTACTGAAGATGGCATTGAGATTGGGAAGAAACGTGTACCACTTGGAGTTATTGGGATTATTTTTGAATCACGTCCAAATGTAACAGCAGACGCTAGTGCCCTAACCTTTAAAGCCGGTAATGCGGTCATTTTACGTGGGGGTAGCGAAACGATTCAATCCAACTTGGCCATTATTGAGGCCATTAAAGCTGGTTTATCTGAAGCTGGCGTAACAACAGATGCGGTCAACTTGATCGACAATCCTGACCGGGCCTTAGCGACTCAATTTATGCAAATGAACCAATACTTGGATGTCTTAATTCCACGTGGTGGTGCAGCCTTGATTCAAAATGTCGTGAAAAATGCGACTGTGCCAACAATTGAGACAGGCATCGGAAACGACCACCTGTACGTGCATGAAGCGGCTGATTTAGATAAAGCTTTAGCCATTTTGAAAAATGGCAAGCTACAGCGGGTTTCAGTATGTAATGCTTTAGAAAACCTATTAGTCGACGAAAAAGTCGCGGAAGCCTTTTTGCCACAAATCGTTGAATCCTTTAAAGCAGACAAGGTTGTAGTGCACGGAGACCAAAGAACGCGGGAAATCTTGCAAGGGAAAATCGATATCCTACCTGTCAATGAGGAAGATTATGCAACGGAATTCTTGGCTTATGAAATTGCGGTCAAGGTAACTTCTGGCTATGATGAAGCTGTTGAACATATCCAAACTTATTCATCTGCCCACACAGAAGTGATTGTAACCAAAGACTACTCGGTAGCCCGTCAATTCGTGGATGATATTGATGCTGCTGCGGTGGTTGTTAACGCCTCTTCTCGCTTTACAGATGGCGATAAATTTGGTTTTGGTGGCGAAATAGGGATTTCGACTCAGAAATTGCATGCCCGCGGACCAATGGGGATTGAAGCCTTAACGACTTATAAATATGTGATTTATGGCGATGGGCAAATCCGTCAGTAA